A portion of the Sabethes cyaneus chromosome 3, idSabCyanKW18_F2, whole genome shotgun sequence genome contains these proteins:
- the LOC128739420 gene encoding E3 ubiquitin-protein ligase TRIM37-like — translation MEHDLAPEGMTYFECCICQQALKDTQLCPRCCKMFCNKCILEWFEKEESCPCCRAAINKASLVKGRPFEEMQKMFENFHILDERNRCSRHKTRELSLFCYVCEESICTHCWNAEPHLEHKDQAVPVDEACNKFQEQLEKDLLWVNERNAAIDRSLRQIEDHEDQLANKCKIALKKLEKMKQTAEAKYQEQLQMQRKAKDVLQNSKEQTDNLSNMWSALLKAENNANALHQLMEARKTADSLRLEQDPCEKVVKPLYISDVLPEMTTLSFHFVQFDEVIAKHKFYEAQQNCRGFQWMLRLEKEDENVRCLLCLMKGENGEYAIVLEDEPQEYFVIEEHGESVELGQINPTVGSDGSVTVRVHIQQAKTFREMCTQFDKHVEQLEKENNENKSILRALADWQSKNSS, via the exons TCAAGGATACTCAGTTGTGTCCGCGTTGTTGCAAAATGTTCTGCAACAAATGCATCCTTGAGTGGtttgaaaaagaagaaagttGCCCTTGCTGCAGGGCAGCCATCAATAAAGCTAGCCTGGTCAAAGGGCGACCGTTTGAGGAAATGCAAAAAATGTTTGAGAACTTTCACATTCTGGATGAGCGAAACCGCTGCAGTAGACACAAAACCCGTGAGCTGTCGCTGTTCTGTTATGTCTGCGAGGAATCGATTTGTACACATTGCTGGAACGCTGAGCCACATCTTGAGCACAAGGATCAGGCTGTACCGGTTG ATGAAGCCTGCAATAAATTTCAGGAGCAACTGGAAAAAGATTTGCTATGGGTAAACGAACGCAATGCTGCCATAGACCGCTCACTGCGCCAAATTGAGGATCACGAGGATCAACTcgcgaataaatgtaaaatagCGCTGAAAAAGCTCGAAAAGATGAAGCAAACCGCTGAAGCAAAGTACCAAGAGCAACTGCAGATGCAGCGAAAGGCTAAAGATGTGTTGCAAAATAGTAAGGAACAAACCGACAACTTAAGCAACATGTGGTCTGCTTTGCTGAAAGCGGAAAACAA TGCTAATGCATTGCATCAATTAATGGAAGCTAGGAAAACAGCTGATTCTCTGCGTTTGGAACAGGATCCTTGTGAAAAGGTAGTTAAACCATTGTACATTAG CGACGTTCTCCCGGAAATGACAACATTATCTTTTCATTTTGTACAATTCGATGAAGTTATCGCTAAACATAAATTTTATGAAGCACAGCAGAACTGCCGAGGCTTTCAGTGGATGCTCCGGCTAGAAAAAGAAGATGAAAATGTTCGATGTCTTTTATGTTTGATGAAAGGCGAAAACGGTGAGTATGCGATTGTACTGGAGGACGAACCACAAGAATATTTTGTGATTGAAGAACATGGCGAAAGCGTCGAACTTGGCCAGATAAATCCAACAGTCGGAAGCGATGGCTCGGTAACGGTTCGGGTTCACATTCAACAGGCGAAAACCTTTAGGGAAATGTGTACACAGTTCGACAAGCACGTGGAACAGCTTGAGAAGGAGaacaacgaaaataaaagtatcCTTCGGGCACTAGCTGACTGGCAGAGCAAAAATTCTTCCTGA